In Mycetocola zhujimingii, one DNA window encodes the following:
- the rplS gene encoding 50S ribosomal protein L19 codes for MHILDSVDAASLKSDIPEFRAGDTVKVHVNIVEGNRSRIQVFQGIVIGRQGEGVRETFAVRKVSFGVGVERKFPVHSPVIEQIEVITRGDVRRAKLYFLRELRGKKAKIKEKRFN; via the coding sequence ATGCACATCCTCGACAGTGTCGATGCAGCATCCCTCAAAAGCGACATCCCTGAATTCCGCGCCGGTGACACGGTCAAGGTTCACGTCAACATCGTTGAGGGCAACCGTTCTCGAATCCAGGTCTTCCAGGGCATCGTGATCGGTCGCCAGGGCGAAGGCGTCCGCGAGACCTTCGCTGTCCGCAAGGTCAGCTTCGGCGTTGGCGTCGAGCGCAAGTTCCCGGTTCACTCCCCGGTGATCGAGCAGATCGAGGTCATCACCCGCGGTGACGTCCGTCGCGCCAAGCTTTACTTCCTCCGCGAACTGCGCGGCAAGAAGGCGAAGATCAAGGAAAAGCGTTTCAACTAA
- the trmD gene encoding tRNA (guanosine(37)-N1)-methyltransferase TrmD yields MRIDIVTIFPEFFDVLDISLLGKARQAGIIDLGVHNLRDATTDRHRTVDDTPYGGGAGMVMKPEPWGKTLDGILSADGSDADHEKGPLVIFPSPAGEVFTQSMARELSTEEHLVFGCGRYEGIDQRVFDDTATRARVRLVSLGDYVLNGGEVAVMAMIEAIGRLIPGVVGNPHSLVEESHEDGLLEAPSYTKPASWRGLDVPPVLLSGNHAAIAAWRREQQLERTRRVRPDLLQP; encoded by the coding sequence ATGCGTATCGACATCGTCACGATCTTTCCCGAGTTCTTCGACGTGCTCGATATCTCCCTCCTCGGCAAGGCGCGGCAGGCCGGAATCATCGACCTGGGCGTGCACAACCTCCGTGATGCCACAACGGACCGCCACCGCACCGTCGACGACACCCCCTATGGCGGCGGTGCCGGAATGGTGATGAAGCCTGAGCCGTGGGGCAAAACCCTCGACGGCATCCTCTCCGCCGACGGTTCTGACGCCGACCACGAGAAGGGGCCCCTCGTCATCTTCCCCTCGCCGGCCGGTGAGGTCTTCACGCAGTCGATGGCCCGCGAGCTCTCCACCGAGGAACACCTGGTTTTCGGGTGTGGTCGCTATGAGGGCATCGACCAGCGCGTGTTCGACGACACGGCAACCCGGGCGCGGGTTCGGCTCGTCAGCCTCGGCGACTATGTCCTGAACGGGGGAGAGGTCGCTGTGATGGCAATGATCGAAGCAATCGGGCGGCTGATTCCCGGTGTCGTCGGCAACCCGCATTCCCTCGTCGAAGAGTCACACGAAGACGGACTCCTCGAGGCACCGAGCTACACCAAGCCGGCGTCGTGGCGCGGCCTCGACGTTCCTCCGGTGCTGCTCAGCGGCAATCACGCAGCGATCGCCGCGTGGCGCCGCGAACAGCAACTCGAACGCACCAGACGCGTGCGTCCCGACCTGCTTCAGCCCTGA
- a CDS encoding sirohydrochlorin chelatase: MTTGVRASERTATRTALVAISHGTSSPTGQAAVGRLVDAVSSRLPLITVEAGFVDVQQPDVPATLNSLAPDQPAAIVPLLLSAGYHVHVDLVNEAADSGRVTAISGALGPDDRLVDLLIRRLAEAGLAAMDSVVLGAAGSSDARAVEDCHDMARRMSARLGRTVTVGFISAATPPLSRAVSAARAAHGSGRVVVSTYLLAPGYFYDLARASGADVVTEPLLTAVGPVPVELVETVCDRFHGLVAEPATS, translated from the coding sequence GTGACAACAGGCGTCCGAGCGTCGGAGCGCACGGCGACACGGACGGCACTCGTCGCGATCTCACACGGCACATCGTCGCCCACCGGGCAGGCCGCCGTCGGCCGCCTCGTCGACGCGGTCTCGTCGCGCCTGCCACTCATCACCGTCGAAGCGGGCTTCGTCGACGTCCAGCAGCCCGATGTTCCCGCGACGCTCAATTCCCTTGCACCTGACCAGCCCGCCGCGATCGTGCCCCTGCTGCTCTCGGCCGGGTACCACGTGCACGTCGATCTCGTGAATGAGGCGGCGGACTCCGGACGGGTGACCGCCATCTCGGGTGCACTCGGCCCCGACGATCGGCTCGTCGACCTGCTCATCAGACGGCTCGCCGAGGCGGGCCTGGCCGCGATGGACAGCGTGGTGCTCGGTGCGGCAGGGTCGAGCGACGCGCGGGCCGTGGAAGACTGCCACGACATGGCGAGGCGGATGTCTGCCCGCCTCGGTCGGACGGTCACCGTTGGGTTCATCTCGGCGGCGACGCCACCGTTGAGCCGTGCTGTTTCGGCCGCTCGGGCCGCGCACGGCTCGGGACGCGTTGTGGTCAGCACGTACCTGCTCGCACCCGGCTACTTCTACGACCTCGCCCGTGCGAGCGGCGCCGACGTCGTGACCGAGCCGCTGCTCACCGCGGTCGGGCCCGTTCCGGTTGAACTGGTAGAGACGGTGTGCGACCGGTTCCACGGTCTCGTGGCTGAGCCAGCAACCTCTTAG
- the nirD gene encoding nitrite reductase small subunit NirD — MTLLLDNKTLTDDRDVSGSVGTSESAVGSESAAEWVPACPVTDLEPSWGEAALIKARQIALFLLSPSEVYAVSHRDPHTDANVMARGIVGSRGDRPTIASPLHKEIYDLGSGECFTDPSLLLETFRTRIVGGMIEVEVLS, encoded by the coding sequence ATGACACTCCTTCTGGACAACAAGACCCTCACCGATGACCGGGACGTGTCGGGGAGCGTCGGTACGTCCGAAAGCGCCGTCGGCTCCGAGAGCGCCGCCGAATGGGTGCCCGCGTGCCCCGTCACAGATCTCGAACCGTCCTGGGGCGAAGCTGCCCTGATCAAAGCGAGGCAGATCGCCCTCTTCCTGCTCTCGCCCTCTGAGGTATACGCCGTGAGTCACAGGGACCCTCACACCGATGCCAACGTGATGGCGAGGGGGATCGTCGGGTCACGGGGAGACCGGCCGACGATCGCATCGCCGCTGCACAAGGAGATCTATGACCTCGGGAGCGGCGAGTGCTTCACCGATCCCTCCCTGCTGCTCGAGACATTCAGGACCCGCATCGTCGGGGGGATGATCGAGGTCGAGGTGCTGTCGTGA
- the nirB gene encoding nitrite reductase large subunit NirB: protein MQNSAESRRSRREVIVLGGGPAAHRLADALHARDTNRALHVSVLSEEAHLPYDRVALSTRLTGAVDLTLNPSGIWGSDHVVLHRKTRADAVDTVAKTVTTASGTIHAYDELVFATGSSAPVPDIPGSALARVYRTIDDVDFLAAEVARLADAHGRPARVLVAGGGLLGLEAAGGLARLGADAAIVHSGSWLMSAQLDEGAGQALGRIIAGQGITLHLGTRPRAILTTDDGASVTGVKFSNGQSVASDLVVFAIGIRPRDELAAAAGIALGPRGGIAIGTDCASSVESVWAIGEVASFQGMCTGLVAPANAMAEVVADRLLGGGAEFTSIDDATKLKLSGVDVASFGDALATTENALEIVYADPARGLYQKIVTTNDAKILLGGIFVGDASPYASLRPLLGSALSSEPAAYLSAAGAEAPGDELPDTALVCSCNNVSVGAVRDAVHGVGGDEPCSTLPALKTCSRAGTQCGSCVPLVKKILETELTKTGATISRALCEHFALSRQELFESVRVLELRSFDDILSRFGTGRGCDVCKPVVASILASQTDAYILDAGRGGLQDTNDRALANMQKDGTYSVVPRIPGGEITPQKLAVIAQVATDFGLYTKITGGQRIDMFGARLDQLPDIWRILVDAGFESGQAYGKALRNVKSCVGSTWCRFGVQDSVSMAIRLELRFRGLRAPHKFKFGVSGCARECAEARGKDIGVIATDMGWNLYVGGNGGFQPTHGQLLATDLDDETLIRYIDRYMMYYIRTADRLQRTARWMEDLDGGIDHVRAVVVEDSLGLADELELAMAAHVDNYEDEWAATLADPERLKRFRSFVNAPDAADPSLARVSERGQLRPATIEERASGKAILLSGTTIPVRSD, encoded by the coding sequence ATCCAGAATTCTGCCGAATCACGCCGCTCACGGCGGGAGGTCATCGTCCTCGGCGGCGGCCCGGCCGCACACCGCCTCGCCGACGCGCTCCATGCGCGCGACACCAACCGTGCGCTGCATGTCAGCGTCCTGTCCGAGGAGGCACACCTGCCGTATGACCGCGTCGCACTGAGCACGAGGCTGACCGGTGCCGTCGACCTCACGCTGAATCCGTCAGGTATCTGGGGCTCCGACCACGTCGTGCTGCACAGGAAGACGAGGGCGGATGCCGTCGACACCGTCGCGAAAACCGTCACGACGGCATCCGGAACCATCCACGCCTACGACGAACTCGTCTTCGCCACCGGCTCTTCGGCCCCGGTGCCTGACATCCCCGGTTCAGCACTCGCCCGGGTCTACCGCACGATCGACGATGTCGACTTCCTCGCCGCCGAGGTCGCGCGCCTGGCGGACGCTCACGGTCGCCCGGCGCGCGTCCTCGTTGCCGGGGGCGGCCTCCTCGGTCTTGAGGCTGCGGGCGGGCTGGCCAGGCTCGGCGCAGACGCGGCCATCGTGCACTCCGGCTCCTGGTTGATGTCGGCGCAACTCGACGAGGGTGCCGGCCAGGCGCTCGGCCGCATCATCGCCGGCCAGGGCATCACCCTCCATCTGGGCACGAGACCGCGGGCCATCCTCACGACGGACGACGGGGCATCCGTCACCGGGGTGAAGTTCAGCAACGGACAGTCGGTCGCCTCAGACCTCGTGGTCTTTGCTATCGGCATCCGCCCTCGAGACGAACTGGCGGCGGCAGCGGGGATCGCTCTCGGCCCGCGAGGCGGGATCGCGATCGGAACGGATTGCGCCAGCTCTGTCGAGTCTGTGTGGGCTATCGGCGAGGTGGCGTCATTCCAGGGCATGTGCACCGGCCTTGTGGCACCGGCGAACGCGATGGCCGAGGTCGTCGCCGACCGGTTGCTCGGCGGTGGCGCCGAATTCACCTCGATCGACGACGCGACAAAGCTCAAGCTGTCGGGGGTCGACGTCGCGAGCTTCGGCGACGCACTCGCCACAACGGAGAACGCGCTGGAGATCGTGTACGCCGACCCGGCACGCGGGCTGTACCAAAAGATCGTCACGACGAACGATGCGAAGATACTGCTCGGCGGAATCTTTGTCGGCGACGCCAGTCCGTATGCGTCGCTCCGGCCCCTGCTCGGCTCCGCCCTGTCGAGCGAGCCGGCGGCGTACCTCAGCGCAGCGGGTGCGGAGGCCCCCGGCGACGAGCTGCCGGACACGGCGCTGGTTTGCTCGTGCAACAACGTGAGTGTCGGTGCGGTGCGGGATGCCGTGCATGGCGTCGGCGGGGATGAGCCGTGCTCGACGCTGCCCGCTCTCAAGACCTGCTCGCGCGCCGGAACGCAGTGTGGGTCGTGCGTGCCGCTCGTGAAGAAGATCCTCGAGACGGAGCTTACGAAGACCGGGGCGACCATCTCCCGCGCACTCTGTGAACACTTCGCGTTGTCCCGACAGGAGCTGTTCGAGTCGGTCCGTGTCCTCGAGCTCCGGTCGTTCGACGACATCCTGTCGCGGTTCGGCACCGGGCGCGGCTGCGACGTCTGCAAGCCCGTGGTCGCCTCCATTCTCGCCAGCCAGACGGATGCCTACATCCTGGACGCAGGGCGAGGCGGGTTGCAGGACACCAACGACCGCGCCCTCGCGAACATGCAGAAGGACGGCACCTACTCGGTCGTCCCGCGCATTCCCGGGGGTGAAATCACCCCGCAGAAACTGGCGGTGATCGCACAGGTGGCCACTGACTTCGGGCTGTACACGAAGATCACCGGCGGGCAACGCATTGACATGTTCGGCGCGAGGCTCGACCAGCTGCCCGACATCTGGAGGATCCTCGTCGACGCCGGCTTTGAGTCGGGCCAGGCCTACGGAAAGGCCCTCCGCAACGTGAAGAGCTGCGTCGGCTCCACGTGGTGTCGGTTCGGTGTCCAGGACTCGGTGAGCATGGCGATCCGACTCGAACTGCGGTTCCGCGGACTTCGCGCTCCCCACAAGTTCAAGTTCGGCGTCTCGGGCTGCGCCCGCGAGTGCGCCGAGGCGCGGGGAAAGGACATCGGGGTCATCGCCACCGATATGGGCTGGAACCTCTATGTCGGTGGGAACGGCGGATTCCAGCCCACCCACGGACAGCTGCTCGCGACCGACCTCGACGACGAGACGCTCATCCGCTATATCGACAGGTACATGATGTACTACATCCGCACCGCCGACCGGCTCCAGCGCACCGCACGGTGGATGGAGGACCTTGACGGCGGTATCGATCACGTCCGCGCCGTCGTTGTGGAGGATTCACTCGGCCTCGCCGATGAACTTGAGCTGGCCATGGCCGCGCACGTCGACAACTACGAGGACGAGTGGGCGGCGACTCTCGCCGACCCGGAACGCCTGAAGCGGTTCCGCTCGTTCGTCAACGCACCGGACGCCGCCGACCCGAGTCTCGCCCGGGTTTCGGAACGCGGGCAGTTACGTCCCGCAACAATCGAGGAGCGAGCGAGCGGAAAGGCTATCCTGCTGTCGGGCACAACCATCCCGGTTCGGAGCGACTGA
- the cobA gene encoding uroporphyrinogen-III C-methyltransferase, translated as MSTASEGSVTLVGGGPGDERLLTVAAIDALLTADVVLFDRLAPHSRLSELAPSARLIDVGKTPGHHPTSQSDIEALLVEHALAGSSVVRLKGGDPYVFGRGAEEVAACRAAGVPVTVIPGVTSAIAVPAAAGIPVTARGVTHLFTVVSGHAPLSDDEHRHLAGLGGTLIVLMGVGTLPMLTAGLMAHGAPADLPVAMIERGYTPTQRTTIATLATSVQVASSAAVRSPAVLVIGEVVRFAADGDESAARIFDTASALAAAE; from the coding sequence ATGAGCACAGCCAGCGAAGGATCCGTCACGCTTGTCGGCGGAGGACCCGGCGATGAGCGGCTCCTTACGGTCGCGGCGATCGATGCCCTCCTGACCGCGGACGTCGTGCTGTTCGATCGGCTGGCTCCCCACAGCAGACTTAGTGAGCTCGCACCGTCTGCCCGGCTCATCGATGTCGGCAAGACCCCTGGCCACCACCCGACCTCGCAGTCAGACATCGAGGCTCTGCTCGTTGAGCATGCGCTGGCAGGCTCCAGCGTGGTGAGGCTCAAAGGCGGTGACCCGTACGTGTTTGGCCGCGGTGCGGAAGAGGTGGCAGCGTGCCGCGCCGCCGGCGTACCCGTCACCGTCATCCCCGGAGTGACGAGCGCGATCGCGGTTCCCGCTGCTGCTGGCATCCCCGTAACTGCGCGCGGCGTGACCCACCTGTTCACCGTTGTCTCCGGCCATGCTCCCCTCTCCGACGACGAGCATCGCCACCTGGCCGGTCTCGGCGGAACCCTCATTGTCCTGATGGGCGTTGGGACGCTGCCGATGCTCACCGCTGGGCTGATGGCACACGGAGCGCCCGCGGATCTTCCTGTCGCCATGATCGAACGCGGCTACACGCCGACGCAGCGTACGACGATCGCCACACTGGCAACGTCAGTACAGGTCGCCTCATCGGCGGCGGTGCGCTCCCCCGCCGTGCTCGTCATCGGTGAGGTGGTCCGCTTTGCCGCCGACGGCGACGAGAGCGCCGCCAGGATCTTCGACACGGCTTCGGCACTCGCGGCGGCGGAATGA
- a CDS encoding uroporphyrinogen-III synthase: MTDLQPTTVPGFRADQLEGFRIGVTSDRRAEDLIDALERRGATVVHAPTLRIAHSQHDDQLITDTREVIARRPDVLLATTSYGIRRWFEVSDAAGLGEALVDALGETAILVRGPKARGAIRAAGLNDVGMSDEETTASLVTRAIALFPEPKTVAVQLHGYTDEKQLQRLRRAGHTVLTVAPYRWLKPDENDERVHRLLDLIVTSQLDAVTFTSAPAVDALFGAAQFLGCYDEVIDAFRHEVLAAAVGPVTAAPLIAVGIEPIQPDRYRMGALIRLVCEHLETHAISTVDTRHGRVSLRGCVVERDGSRTALPPAALALFRTLMAAKGAVVPRANLAAGLPGAVDDHALEVALSRLRQLLGVPGLVQTVIKRGYRIDV; the protein is encoded by the coding sequence ATGACCGACCTGCAACCGACGACGGTCCCCGGTTTCCGTGCCGACCAACTCGAGGGGTTCCGTATCGGCGTGACGAGCGACAGGCGCGCGGAGGACCTCATCGACGCCCTCGAGCGCCGCGGCGCGACGGTCGTGCACGCCCCGACGCTCCGGATCGCACACTCGCAACACGACGACCAGTTGATCACCGATACGCGCGAGGTGATCGCCCGTCGACCCGACGTTCTGCTCGCAACGACGTCGTACGGCATCCGTCGCTGGTTCGAAGTGTCGGATGCCGCCGGGCTCGGTGAAGCCCTCGTCGATGCGCTCGGTGAGACGGCGATTCTCGTTCGCGGGCCCAAGGCGAGGGGCGCCATCCGAGCCGCCGGCCTCAATGATGTCGGGATGAGCGACGAAGAGACCACGGCATCGCTCGTTACCCGGGCGATCGCCCTTTTCCCTGAACCGAAGACCGTCGCGGTCCAGCTTCACGGCTATACGGACGAAAAACAGCTGCAGCGCCTTCGCCGTGCCGGACACACGGTGCTCACCGTCGCTCCATACCGATGGCTGAAGCCCGATGAGAACGACGAGCGCGTCCACCGGCTCCTCGATTTAATCGTCACGTCACAGCTCGACGCGGTGACATTCACGAGCGCACCGGCCGTCGACGCTCTCTTCGGTGCAGCGCAGTTCCTCGGGTGCTACGACGAGGTCATCGACGCGTTTCGGCACGAGGTTCTCGCTGCGGCGGTCGGACCGGTCACAGCGGCCCCACTGATCGCCGTCGGCATCGAACCGATCCAACCCGACCGGTACCGGATGGGTGCGTTGATCCGGCTGGTCTGCGAGCATCTCGAGACCCACGCGATCAGCACCGTCGACACCAGGCACGGGCGGGTCTCGCTTCGCGGCTGCGTCGTCGAACGTGACGGGTCACGAACGGCGCTCCCTCCGGCAGCGCTGGCACTCTTCCGCACGCTGATGGCCGCGAAGGGAGCCGTCGTTCCGCGCGCGAACCTCGCAGCAGGGCTGCCGGGGGCCGTCGACGACCACGCGCTCGAGGTAGCGCTCAGCCGGCTCCGCCAGTTGCTTGGGGTGCCCGGCCTGGTTCAGACGGTCATCAAACGCGGGTACCGCATCGACGTGTGA
- the rimM gene encoding ribosome maturation factor RimM (Essential for efficient processing of 16S rRNA) has product MPKTQLRVGRLTKAHGLKGAIKLELFTDDPGRRFVPGAVFTLQVPTGSPWHGKTLTLSELRWYNGHAVGFFEGVSDRSEAETLVKAILWIEQDSAEPSQEEDAWYDHQLVGLAVSRDGQTIGSVARVEHFPAQDLLIVKTPQGEVMVPFVKALVPAVDIAAGIVTITPPPGLFEELPDEPDDETDAPVDADAADAVEADAAEADVAETDAVEADASAESATDVADSDSDDSDR; this is encoded by the coding sequence ATGCCGAAGACCCAACTCCGGGTGGGTCGGCTCACGAAGGCCCACGGGCTCAAGGGAGCCATCAAGCTCGAACTCTTCACCGACGACCCCGGCAGACGTTTTGTCCCCGGCGCCGTCTTCACCCTCCAGGTTCCGACAGGATCGCCCTGGCACGGCAAGACGCTCACTCTGAGCGAGCTGCGCTGGTACAACGGCCACGCCGTCGGGTTCTTTGAGGGTGTCAGCGATCGCTCCGAGGCGGAAACCCTCGTGAAAGCGATCCTCTGGATCGAACAGGACTCCGCTGAGCCTTCCCAGGAGGAAGACGCGTGGTACGACCACCAGCTGGTCGGGCTCGCTGTCTCTCGTGATGGCCAGACCATTGGCTCCGTTGCCCGGGTCGAGCACTTCCCGGCCCAGGACCTTCTCATCGTGAAGACGCCTCAGGGCGAGGTCATGGTTCCGTTCGTGAAGGCACTCGTTCCCGCCGTCGACATCGCCGCGGGGATCGTCACCATCACGCCACCGCCTGGCCTCTTCGAAGAGTTGCCGGACGAGCCCGATGACGAGACCGACGCACCGGTCGACGCGGATGCCGCTGACGCTGTTGAAGCTGACGCTGCTGAAGCTGACGTTGCTGAAACGGACGCTGTTGAAGCTGATGCCTCTGCCGAGTCCGCTACGGACGTCGCCGATTCAGATTCAGACGACTCGGACCGCTGA
- a CDS encoding RNA-binding protein, with amino-acid sequence MLAPALEHLVKGIVDNPDDVTVVAQSSPRGEVLEVRVNPEDLGRVIGRSGRTAKALRTLVSALADGRRVRVDVVDTDS; translated from the coding sequence TTGCTCGCACCTGCTCTCGAACACCTCGTCAAGGGGATTGTTGACAATCCGGACGACGTGACCGTCGTAGCGCAGAGCTCACCACGCGGTGAGGTCCTCGAGGTTCGCGTGAACCCCGAGGACCTCGGCCGTGTGATCGGCCGATCAGGCCGTACGGCAAAGGCACTGCGCACACTGGTTTCAGCCCTCGCCGATGGCCGACGCGTCCGCGTCGACGTCGTCGACACCGATTCCTAA